CCTGAAACCGTTAACGACGCCTTGACTGTTCCGGACCAGCTCCTTTTGAGCGATCTGTTGCACCACCGGGTGCGCTGTGATCTAGGCCTTGATCATGGACCAGGGGTCATGGCTTGGATGCACCCGCCTGTGCATCGTCTGCTCGGCTGGGTGAGTCGTCCGTCTGCATTGCGTACAAGCCGGGATGTTTGGCGTCTTGATCAATGTCGTGGATTCGACGATCAGCAGGTCTTTGTCAAGGGGGCTCCCGCAGAAGCTGATCAGATCACCTTGGATCGGTTGCCAACCCTGCTGGATGCCGATCTTCTAAATGCCGATGGAGAGAGGGTCGGCATCATCGCTGATTTGGCTTTCCTGCCAGCGAGCGGGCAGATCAGTCATTACCTCGTGGCACGCAGTGACCCTCGCCTGCCTGGAACCAGTCGTTGGCGCTTGTTGCCAGATCGAATCGTTGACCAACAGCCAGGCTTGGTGTCTTCGGCCATCCATGAACTCGATGATTTGCCTCTGGCTCGGGCCAGTGTTCGTCAGGATTTTCTTCAGCGCTCCAGGCACTGGCGGGAACAGCTGCAGCAGTTTGGAGATCGCGCTGGCGAGCGCCTGGAGGGTTGGTTAGAGGAACCGCCTTGGGACGAGCCCCCCGCGGTTTCTGACGTTGCCTCTTCCTATTCGTCAACAGCAGCGCCCACGGTGGACCCACTCGATGACTGGGATGATGGTGATTGGACCGATGCCCCTCGGGTTGAGCGTGGCCGTTCAGTACGAAATGATCCGACGGATCGAAATGATTGGCCTGATCACGAGGAAGATCCTTGGGTCTGATCGTCGGCAAGACTGGGTACAGATGACTCATCGGTTGTGACCCAGTCCTCCCATGCGGTTGCGGCATTTGATCTTGGGGCGGCTTTGCGCCAAGAGGGGCTCACCGAAACGGATTACAGCGAAATTCAGCGTCGGCTTGGACGGGATCCCAACCGCGCTGAGTTGGGCATGTTTGGTGTGATGTGGTCAGAGCATTGCTGTTATCGCAATTCCAGACCCCTCTTGAGTGGTTTTCCAACGGAAGGCCCACGCATTCTTGTCGGCCCTGGAGAGAACGCCGGTGTGGTGGATCTGGGAGAAGGTCACCATTTGGCGTTCAAAGTTGAAAGCCACAACCACCCTTCAGCTGTTGAGCCTTTTCAGGGTGCTGCTACGGGGGTTGGTGGCATCCTTCGTGACATTTTCACGATGGGCGCCAGGCCGATTGCATTGCTGAATGCCTTGCGTTTTGGACCGCTGGACGAACCAGCGACCCGTGGATTGGTGGAAGGGGTTGTGGCTGGCATTGCCCACTACGGCAATTGCGTTGGCGTGCCCACCGTGGGTGGAGAGGTTGCATTCGATCCGTCGTATCGAGGCAACCCCTTGGTGAACGCCATGGCCCTGGGCCTGATGGAAACGGATGAAATCGTCCGCTCGGGAGCCGCAGGGGTTGGTAATCCGGTGGTGTACGTGGGGAGCACCACGGGCAGAGACGGCATGGGAGGTGCCAGTTTTGCGAGCGCTGAGCTCAGTGCGGATTCACTGGATGATCGCCCTGCTGTGCAGGTCGGAGATCCCTTTCTCGAGAAGGGCTTGATTGAGGCTTGTCTGGAAGCCTTTCAAAGCGGTGATGTTGTCGCCGCTCAGGATATGGGTGCTGCAGGTCTTACCTGTAGTTGTTCGGAGATGGCTGCTAAGGGAGATGTCGGTGTCGAGTTGGACCTCGATCGGGTGCCAGCAAGAGAAAAAGGGATGACCGCCTACGAATTCCTACTTTCGGAATCGCAAGAGCGCATGTTGTTTGTGGTGCGTGCTGGTCGGGAGGAGCAGCTGATGCAGCGTTTCCGGCGTTGGGGGCTTCAGGCAGCGGTTGTGGGTCGCGTCCTGGAAGAGAAGGTGGTGAGGGTGCTGCAACACGGTGCTGTGGCGGCAGAAGTTCCGGCCAGGGCTTTGGCAGAAGACACACCGATCAACAAGCACGAGCTGCTTTCCGAGCCCCCAGATGACATCCAGACGCACTGGACCTGGCGTGAATCTGATCTTCCTAGTCCTGCCATCGATCGCGATTGGAATGCAGATCTGCTGCGTTTGCTTGATGACCCCACGATTGCCAGCAAGCGCTGGATTTATCGCCAATACGACCAACAGGTGTTGGCCAATACGGTGATTCGAGCCGGTGGTGCTGATGCTGCTGTTGTTCGTCTCCGTCCTCAACAGGGTGATGCATCGCTGCAAATGTCTCAGCGTGGCGTTGCGGCCACGCTGGATTGTCCAAATCGCTGGGTGGCGCTTGACCCAGAGCGGGGAGCGATCGCAGCGGTGGCTGAGGCTGCCCGCAATCTCAGCTGTGTTGGAGCCCAGCCGATCGCTGTGACCGACAACCTCAATTTCCCATCCCCGGAAACATCAAAGGGGTATTGGCAGTTGGCGATGGCATGCCGTGGCCTATCCCATGCCTGTCGCTCCATGGGCACCCCTGTTACCGGTGGCAACGTCTCTCTCTACAACGAAACGAGGGCAGATGATGGCAGTCTTCAGCCCATTCACCCCACGCCTGTTGTGGGCATGGTGGGACTGGTGGAAGATCTCGACCGCTCCGGAGGTTTGGCTTGGCGTCAACCTGGCGATTTTGTGGTGCTACTTGGTGTCTCCACCGATGAGGAGGGGAATGAAAGTGTTGGCTTGGCGGGCAGTAGCTACCAAGGAGCTGTTCATGGGTTGCTCACTGGCCGTCCACCGAGCGTGGATCTGGAATTAGAGGGTCAAGTTCAAGCTTTGGTTCGGCAGGCGTTTGCCCAGGGTGTGTTGGCCTCAGCTCATGACAGCAGTGATGGTGGTTTAGCTGTAGCGCTCGCGGAAAGTACCCTGGCCTCTGGCCTCGGAGTTGATCTCAACCTGCCCCATAGGTCTGCTCGGCTGGATCGTGTTTTGTTTGCTGAAGGTGGTGCGCGCATTGTCGTTTCGGTTCGCGCAGAGCAGCGCAGTGCTTGGCATTCTTTGGTGGCCTCGCAAGAGCATCGAAGTGTTCCAGTAACAGAGATTGGAACCGTTGCCGACCATGGTTGTTTTCGGTTGGCGGTGGAGAAACATCCAGTAATTGATCTGGCCGTTGAGACCCTGCGAGAGCAATACGAACAAGCAGTTCCCCGTCGCCTCGGAGCGGTTTGATGCAGAATCTTGAGACCCATCCGAAGTCGAGGCGGCCGGTGCATCAGCTCGAGATAGAGCGTCCCGATCGCATGGAAGAAGCCTGCGGTGTTTTCGCTGTTCAGGCCCTGGAACAGCCGGTAGCGAACCTGGTGTACTTCGGTCTTTATGCCCTGCAGCATCGGGGTCAGGAATCCGCTGGCATTGCTGTTTTCAACGAAGGAAAGGTCAGGCTCCACAAGGACATGGGCTTGGTGAGCCAGGTGTTTGATCAGGATGTGCTCGAGCGCATGCCCGGTGGTTTAGCCGTGGGCCATAACCGTTATTCCACCACCGGGAGTAGCAAGGTTTGCAACGCCCAGCCCGTGGTCCTGATGACCCGTCTCGGACCCTTTGCGCTGGCGCATAACGGCAATCTTGTGAATGCAGCAGAGCTGCGAGCTCAGGTGGATGACGGTGAGGTGGAGTTCACGTCCACGACCGATTCGGAGTTGATCGCATATGCGGTTCAGCAGGCTGTGGATGGGGGCTTGGATTGGACTGAGGGGATCAAAGTGGCCGCATCCCAGTGCCAGGGGGCTTTCAGTTTGGTGATTGGAACCTCAGATGCCCTGTACGGCTTGCGTGATGGTTATGGGATTCGCCCGCTGGTGTACGGCTACCTCGGGGAGCAAGATCTTGGGCACTGGGTTCTTAGTAGTGAAACCTGTGGGCTCGACATCATTGGTTCTCCGTTCGTTGCTGATGTTGAACCTGGCGAATTAGTGGTGTTTCGTTGCGGTGATCCCACACCAGAACGTCATCGCTGGATTGAACCCACCACACGCATGTGCGTGTTTGAAATGATCTATTTCGCTCGCCCTGATAGTCGTTTCTTTGGTGAATCGCTGTACAGCTATCGACAGCGCATCGGCCAGATCCTGGCCCGTGAATCCGCTGTTGATGCGGACCTTGTGATTGGTGTTCCTGATTCCGGAATTCCAGCTGCGATCGGTTATTCCCAGAGCAGTGGCGTTCCCTATGCCGATGGACTGATCAAAAATCGCTACGTCGGCCGAACCTTCATCCAGCCAACCCAGGCCATGCGTGAGGCTGGGATTCGCGTGAAGCTCAATCCACTTCCAGATGTTTTAAGTGGCAAAAGGGTTCTGGTGATTGATGACTCGATCGTTCGTGGAACCACCAGTAAAAAATTGGTTCAGGCTCTCCGTGATGCAGGTGCCATTGAGGTGCACATGCGCATCAGTTCACCACCCGTAACGCATCCCTGCTTCTACGGCATCGATACCGATACACAGGATCAATTGATCGCTGCTCGACTCACGTTGCAAGAGATTGAGGAGCATCTCAAGGTGGATTCGCTGGCTTATCTCAGCAAGGAAGGGATGGTGGAAGCTGCGCATGCTCAGTCTGAACATTTCTGTACAGCTTGCTTCGATGGGAACTATCCGGTTCCGATGGACGCCTCGATCAAGGCGAGCAAATTGATGCTTGAACCATCAGGGGTGGCGGCAACGAATCTCTGATCAGCTGATCAAGGGCACCAATCGCAGGATTGATTCGTTGTCTTTGAGCGTGAGCTGATCTTGCTCGTTCACTTTCAGTCGTCCGTGACGACCGCTTGATGTCACTACACCGATCAGGGAATCGGCGAGACAAGCTGCTGCAATCCTCTCGCTCCCACTGGTGGATTCGGAATCGAACTCCCAGCCGATTTCCCCGAGATCACCTCGTTTGCAGGACCGGATGCAGGTAAGTTCCAACCATTGCAGACGGCCTGTTTGGCTTGCCAACAGGATGGTTGTAGGGCGTTCAGCGTGGCCGGCGATTGCGGTGACCAATTGTTCACCAGGGAGCAAACGCATGGTGATTGGTCCTTGGGCCAACTTGCCCATCACAGGGAGATTGGTTTCCTCTGCTTGTAAACGCAAAACTCTGCCGATATCGCTGATGACGGCCACATCAGCTCCGTCTTGACAGATCAAGGCTGCTTTCAGGCTCACACCTTCTTTTAGTTTTAAAACGGTGGCGGCTCGTCCTGACAATTCTTGGATGTCTTTGAGCGGAAGCCGTTTGAAGCGTCCATCGCTGGTCAACAGTCCAAGGGATTTCGTCTCATTGGCGACAAGATCCTCCGGATTGGGCAAAGGCAGAAGGGACACCACCTCATCGCCTTCTAGGGCTGTGGGTAGGAATCGCTCCAGGGTTCCTTGTTGCTGTCCTGCAAACTCCCAGCGCACAAGCGCTACACGACCGCTCACTGTTACAGCCAAAAGACGCGGTGGCGGCTGGATGGGCAGGCTGATCAGGGCTGGAGAAGGTTCATCTCCCATGGGTATTGGATCATTGAGATGCAGGCGTCCAAGCAGCTGAGGACTGACGATTTTCACCTGTCCATCGTCTTGAATGAGCAGTCTTGAATCGCTAGGTAGGGCATCCAGGGCCTGGCGCCTTTGTAGTTCGGCATTGGGCCTTTGACTGGCGGCCCGCTCGGCAAGTAGGTGGTCACCACCTTCTACCAGCCGCGTGCGTCTTGGCGTTGCAAAGCGTTTTTTGAGTTGGCGCAGTTCCTGGATCAGGGCATCAAGCAATTGGTCCCGGTTTTCAAGAAGCAGGGTGAGTCGCTGTCTTTCCTTCCGAAGATCGTCAGCTTCCTTACGCAGGCTTTCCTGTTCCAAACCTGTGAGCCTGCGCAGTGGCATGGCCAGCACAGCATCAGCCTGCCGTTCGCTTAAATCGAAATGCACCATCAAGCTGGCCCTTGCCTTGGCCGCATCTCTTGCTTCCTGGATCATGGCAATCACTTGTTGCAGTGATGCCAGGGCGGTGGTTAGCCCCTCCACCACTTCAAGCCGATCTTCCGTCTTGCGCAGCGCATGGTTGGTACGCCTGATGATCGTGAGCTCTCTGTAATCCAGGAAGGTTTGGAGGAGTTGCCGCAGCGTGAGTTGCTGGGGTCTGCCATCCACCAGGGCCAGCAGGATTGCGCCGAAGTTGCTTTGGAGTGAAGTGCGCCGTTGCAAGTCAGTCAGCACTGTTTCTGGATCGGCATCACGGCGGAGTTCCACCACCACGCGCATCCCTTCGCGGTCGCTTTCATCACGGATATCGGCAATGCCACCAATTTTTCCGTCGTTGACATGTTCAGCCAGTTTTTCGATCCAGCCGGCCTTACTGAGTTGGTAAGGGAGCTCGGTCACGATTACAGCGTTCCGCCGATGCTTTCCTTTGCCGGGATGCACTTCCTCGATATGGGCAACGCCACGCATGGGAATGCTGCCTCGGCCTCTTAAATACGTTTCGCGGACGCCGCTCCCAAGAAGAACTTCTCCACCCGTAGGGAAATCGGGCCCAGGGATCAGTTTTAGGACTTCGTTTTCACTTAGATCGGGGTTTTGAACAAGAGCAATCAGACCATCCACCACCTCGCCGAGGTTGTGGGGAGGGATGCTGGTGGCCATGCCAACAGCGATGCCCGAGCAGCCATTCAGAAGTAAAAACGGAAGCTGGGCCGGAAGAACGGTGGGCTCCTGTTGGGATCCATCGAAGTTGGAGGCAAAATCAACGGTGTCATCGCCGATTTCATCGAGTAATCCCTCGTGGGAGATCCGCGCTAGCCGTGTTTCGGTGTACCGCATGGCGGCTGGTGGATCGTCATCCACCGAGCCAAAGTTGCCGTGACCATCCAGTAACGGGTGACGGCTGGAAAAGGTTTGGACCAACCGCACTAGGGCGTCATAAACCGCTTGATCACCATGCGGGTGGTACTTACCAAGCACGTCCCCGACTACACGGGCACATTTTCGATAAGGACGATCTGGGGTGAGCCCCAGTTCGTGCATCGCAAATAAAATTCTGCGTTGGACGGGTTTCAGTCCATCACGCACATCTGGGAGCGCTCTGCCCACGATCACGCTCATTGCGTATTCGAGATATGAGCGCTGCATCTCGTGATGCAGGGCGATCGATTGAACGCGCTCCTCAGCCATCCTGCAGGGAAATAAGAGGGCAGACGTAAGTCAGCCTACAGATCATCTCCTGCTTGACCAGGGTTTTGGTTAATTAGCGCTTTTTGGATCTGCATTCGCCTCGGCACGTTCGACGGCGTTTTGAAGGCTGGGATTGTTGAACAGTTCAGCTGTAGCTCTGCGTAATTTCAGGCCCCATAGTTGTTTTTTTTGATGGCCAGGCAAAACGTAATTCGGAGATTCGGCAAGGGCTTTTTGAGCGAGCTCCAATGATTCCTGATCTCCAGGATTCACTTTGTTCAACGCCGCAGCTAGGGCCAACATCGGCTCTGGGTTGGCATTGATCGTTAAAACGGAACGCCAGCGACGAATGGCTTCTTTGGTGTTTCCCATTTCAAATAACACCAGGCTTTGATTGTTTAATGCTTCCCAGAAACTGGGCTTAATCGCTGTTGCACGCTCAAAAGCCTTGAGGGCTTGCTTCTTGTTGGATTGCATCACCCTGGCGTTGCCAAGGTCGAAATAGGCCGTCGCGTTTTTGGGATCAAGTTTGAGACCTCGATCCAAGAGGGGGATGGCGTCGTCCGGACGGTTGTCTCGCAGCGCTAGGGATGCTTCTGCGAACCAAAGTCCTGCGTTGGTTGGGTTGAGTGATTTCGCACGGGCCAGGGATCCCGCTGCGTCGTCGAGTTGTTCGCTCCGTAGTTGCGCTTCAGCCAACACGGACCAGAGCCTTTCATCGTTGGGTTGTAGACGCACAGCCAGAGCTGCTAAGCGGGCGGCTTCTTTGGGTTGTCCAAGCCTTAGCAATTGCGCTGCAGTGCGACCGATGCCGATTCCAGCCCCTTCTAATTCTTGTGTGCTGGGCGTGAAGACATAGGGGATAAGGGCTTTGGCGGGTTCAGCGCTGCACAGACCGATCGCGCTCATCAGGGCCGCTGACACCCAAGCTTTTTTGAATGATTGGCTTGACCGCCTGTGGGATCCCATCACCGAATCTCAGATGTAGACACAGTAGGTGGATCTACTGACTTTGCTGAGGCGGCATTGCGTCGCCACATCCAAGGTTTGATGCGTCTGAGTGCTGATCCGCGCAACTTCTGATCCCAGGTTGACGGATCCCATTGCTCAACCTGCGTAGCGCTTAGATCCAAAATCCAGGGACGGGGCTGGACCTCTGGATCTTGACTCGATGGGAGCTCAGTCTGATTGAACGGACAGACGTCCTGGCAAATATCACAGCCTGCGACCCATGGACCCATCCCAGCCTTAATCAAATCTGGAAGCTGCTGATCTCGGTTCTCAATTGTGTGATAGGCGATGCATCGTCGTGAATCAACGACAAATGGCTCCCTTATGGCGTCGGTTGGACAGGCGTCCATGCATGCTCTGCACCGGCCGCAGCGAGGTTGGGCAGGCTGATCCGCTACTAAATCTTCTGTGCTGAGCAAGTGGCCAATCACCATCCAAGACCCGCGTTGCGGATGAATCACGTTGCTGTGTTTTCCAATCCAGCCCAGCCCAGCCTCTTCTGCCCAGGCCTTATCCAGTAGGGGTTCGGCATCCACGCAAACCCGCCAGCGTGATGCGGGCCTTTGTGTTTCAAGCCAGCGGCCAACGCGGCGCAGCCTTTGGTTGACGACGCGGTGGTAGTCACGGCCCCATGCATAGCGAGCGATCGCAAGGCTGTTCGGTTGGCGTGATTCGGAGACGTAGTAATTCAGCCCAACGGCAAGCAAGCTTCGAGCTCCATCAAGAAGTGTTCTCGCATCGAGCCTTCGCGGAGCAGCCATCCAGCCCATCTCTGCTTGAAAACCAGCGTCAAGCCAGCGCTGTAAGGATGCCGTTCGCATTTGCAGCCGTGAACTTCCCGGTAGACAGGCGATCCCCACAGGATCGAATCCTTCCTGGCGGGCACGCTCTTTGAGAGCTGCAGTGAGTTGGGTTTGCCCAGAGGACGACATCACGGAAATGGGCCGTAAAATCAATCAACTTTCAGCATCGTGACGTGTCCGCATCCCCTTCGGGTTCTCAAGCCTTACGACTTTCATTTGTT
The Synechococcus sp. CC9311 DNA segment above includes these coding regions:
- the purL gene encoding phosphoribosylformylglycinamidine synthase subunit PurL encodes the protein MTQSSHAVAAFDLGAALRQEGLTETDYSEIQRRLGRDPNRAELGMFGVMWSEHCCYRNSRPLLSGFPTEGPRILVGPGENAGVVDLGEGHHLAFKVESHNHPSAVEPFQGAATGVGGILRDIFTMGARPIALLNALRFGPLDEPATRGLVEGVVAGIAHYGNCVGVPTVGGEVAFDPSYRGNPLVNAMALGLMETDEIVRSGAAGVGNPVVYVGSTTGRDGMGGASFASAELSADSLDDRPAVQVGDPFLEKGLIEACLEAFQSGDVVAAQDMGAAGLTCSCSEMAAKGDVGVELDLDRVPAREKGMTAYEFLLSESQERMLFVVRAGREEQLMQRFRRWGLQAAVVGRVLEEKVVRVLQHGAVAAEVPARALAEDTPINKHELLSEPPDDIQTHWTWRESDLPSPAIDRDWNADLLRLLDDPTIASKRWIYRQYDQQVLANTVIRAGGADAAVVRLRPQQGDASLQMSQRGVAATLDCPNRWVALDPERGAIAAVAEAARNLSCVGAQPIAVTDNLNFPSPETSKGYWQLAMACRGLSHACRSMGTPVTGGNVSLYNETRADDGSLQPIHPTPVVGMVGLVEDLDRSGGLAWRQPGDFVVLLGVSTDEEGNESVGLAGSSYQGAVHGLLTGRPPSVDLELEGQVQALVRQAFAQGVLASAHDSSDGGLAVALAESTLASGLGVDLNLPHRSARLDRVLFAEGGARIVVSVRAEQRSAWHSLVASQEHRSVPVTEIGTVADHGCFRLAVEKHPVIDLAVETLREQYEQAVPRRLGAV
- the purF gene encoding amidophosphoribosyltransferase, yielding MQNLETHPKSRRPVHQLEIERPDRMEEACGVFAVQALEQPVANLVYFGLYALQHRGQESAGIAVFNEGKVRLHKDMGLVSQVFDQDVLERMPGGLAVGHNRYSTTGSSKVCNAQPVVLMTRLGPFALAHNGNLVNAAELRAQVDDGEVEFTSTTDSELIAYAVQQAVDGGLDWTEGIKVAASQCQGAFSLVIGTSDALYGLRDGYGIRPLVYGYLGEQDLGHWVLSSETCGLDIIGSPFVADVEPGELVVFRCGDPTPERHRWIEPTTRMCVFEMIYFARPDSRFFGESLYSYRQRIGQILARESAVDADLVIGVPDSGIPAAIGYSQSSGVPYADGLIKNRYVGRTFIQPTQAMREAGIRVKLNPLPDVLSGKRVLVIDDSIVRGTTSKKLVQALRDAGAIEVHMRISSPPVTHPCFYGIDTDTQDQLIAARLTLQEIEEHLKVDSLAYLSKEGMVEAAHAQSEHFCTACFDGNYPVPMDASIKASKLMLEPSGVAATNL
- a CDS encoding DNA topoisomerase (ATP-hydrolyzing) subunit A; translation: MAEERVQSIALHHEMQRSYLEYAMSVIVGRALPDVRDGLKPVQRRILFAMHELGLTPDRPYRKCARVVGDVLGKYHPHGDQAVYDALVRLVQTFSSRHPLLDGHGNFGSVDDDPPAAMRYTETRLARISHEGLLDEIGDDTVDFASNFDGSQQEPTVLPAQLPFLLLNGCSGIAVGMATSIPPHNLGEVVDGLIALVQNPDLSENEVLKLIPGPDFPTGGEVLLGSGVRETYLRGRGSIPMRGVAHIEEVHPGKGKHRRNAVIVTELPYQLSKAGWIEKLAEHVNDGKIGGIADIRDESDREGMRVVVELRRDADPETVLTDLQRRTSLQSNFGAILLALVDGRPQQLTLRQLLQTFLDYRELTIIRRTNHALRKTEDRLEVVEGLTTALASLQQVIAMIQEARDAAKARASLMVHFDLSERQADAVLAMPLRRLTGLEQESLRKEADDLRKERQRLTLLLENRDQLLDALIQELRQLKKRFATPRRTRLVEGGDHLLAERAASQRPNAELQRRQALDALPSDSRLLIQDDGQVKIVSPQLLGRLHLNDPIPMGDEPSPALISLPIQPPPRLLAVTVSGRVALVRWEFAGQQQGTLERFLPTALEGDEVVSLLPLPNPEDLVANETKSLGLLTSDGRFKRLPLKDIQELSGRAATVLKLKEGVSLKAALICQDGADVAVISDIGRVLRLQAEETNLPVMGKLAQGPITMRLLPGEQLVTAIAGHAERPTTILLASQTGRLQWLELTCIRSCKRGDLGEIGWEFDSESTSGSERIAAACLADSLIGVVTSSGRHGRLKVNEQDQLTLKDNESILRLVPLIS
- a CDS encoding tetratricopeptide repeat protein: MSAIGLCSAEPAKALIPYVFTPSTQELEGAGIGIGRTAAQLLRLGQPKEAARLAALAVRLQPNDERLWSVLAEAQLRSEQLDDAAGSLARAKSLNPTNAGLWFAEASLALRDNRPDDAIPLLDRGLKLDPKNATAYFDLGNARVMQSNKKQALKAFERATAIKPSFWEALNNQSLVLFEMGNTKEAIRRWRSVLTINANPEPMLALAAALNKVNPGDQESLELAQKALAESPNYVLPGHQKKQLWGLKLRRATAELFNNPSLQNAVERAEANADPKSAN
- the queG gene encoding tRNA epoxyqueuosine(34) reductase QueG, whose translation is MSSSGQTQLTAALKERARQEGFDPVGIACLPGSSRLQMRTASLQRWLDAGFQAEMGWMAAPRRLDARTLLDGARSLLAVGLNYYVSESRQPNSLAIARYAWGRDYHRVVNQRLRRVGRWLETQRPASRWRVCVDAEPLLDKAWAEEAGLGWIGKHSNVIHPQRGSWMVIGHLLSTEDLVADQPAQPRCGRCRACMDACPTDAIREPFVVDSRRCIAYHTIENRDQQLPDLIKAGMGPWVAGCDICQDVCPFNQTELPSSQDPEVQPRPWILDLSATQVEQWDPSTWDQKLRGSALRRIKPWMWRRNAASAKSVDPPTVSTSEIR